The following proteins come from a genomic window of Triticum aestivum cultivar Chinese Spring chromosome 6A, IWGSC CS RefSeq v2.1, whole genome shotgun sequence:
- the LOC123131585 gene encoding ferredoxin--NADP reductase, leaf isozyme 2, chloroplastic — protein sequence MAAQLTAALPSYSPATTKAAAGGSSPSSHFLAYPSRPRNVRNGVRAQVSTTEPTAEPAPAAPAKPVKISKKQDEGVVTNKYRPKEPYVGRCLLNTRLTGDNAPGETWHMVFSTEGEVPYREGQSIGVIADGEDKNGKPHKLRLYSIASSAIGDFGDSKTVSLCVKRLVYTNDAGEVVKGVCSNFLCDLKPGSEVKITGPVGKEMLMPKDPNATIIMLATGTGIAPFRSFLWKMFFEEHEDYKFNGLAWLFLGVPTSDTLLYKEEFEKMVEIGGENFRLDFAVSREQTNAAGEKMYIQTRMAEYKEELWEMLKKDNTYVYMCGLKGMEKGIDDIMVDLAAKDGIDWIDYKKQLKKAEQWNVEVY from the exons ATGGCCGCCCAGCTGACAGCCGCGCTGCCGTCCTACTCCCCGGCCACAACCAAGGCCGCCGCCGGCGGCTCGTCCCCGTCCAGCCACTTCCTGGCCTACCCCAGCCGGCCGCGCAATGTCCGCAATGGCGTGCGCGCGCAGGTGTCGACGACCGAGCCGACCGCGGAGCCGGCCCCCGCGGCGCCGGCCAAGCCGGTGAAGATCTCCAAGAAGCAGGACGAGGGGGTGGTGACCAACAAGTACCGCCCCAAGGAGCCCTACGTGGGACGGTGCCTCCTCAACACCCGGCTCACCGGCGACAACGCGCCCGGGGAGACCTGGCACATGGTGTTCAGCACCGAGGGGGAGGTGCCGTACCGGGAGGGGCAGTCCATCGGCGTGATCGCCGACGGCGAGGACAAGAACGGGAAGCCGCACAAGCTCCGGCTCTACTCCATCGCCAGCAGCGCGATTGGGGACTTCGGCGACTCCAAGACCGTGTCGCTCTGCGTCAAGCGCCTCGTCTACACCAACGACGCCGGGGAGGTCGTCAAGGGCGTCTGCTCCAACTTCCTCT GTGACCTGAAGCCGGGTTCAGAAGTGAAGATCACTGGGCCGGTGGGCAAGGAGATGCTCATGCCCAAGGACCCCAACGCAACCATCATCATG CTCGCGACGGGTACGGGTATTGCGCCGTTCCGCTCCTTCCTCTGGAAGATGTTCTTCGAGGAGCACGAGGACTACAAG TTCAATGGCTTGGCATGGCTCTTCTTGGGGGTTCCCACAAGTGACACTCTGCTCTACAAGGAG GAGTTTGAGAAGATGGTGGAGATCGGCGGGGAGAACTTCCGGCTGGACTTCGCGGTGAGCCGTGAGCAGACCAACGCGGCGGGGGAGAAGATGTACATCCAGACGCGGATGGCCGAGTACAAGGAGGAGCTCTGGGAGATGCTCAAGAAGGACAACACCTACGTCTACATGTGCGGGCTCAAGGGCATGGAGAAGGGCATCGACGACATCATGGTCGACCTCGCAGCCAAGGACG GGATTGACTGGATTGACTACAAGAAGcagctgaagaaggccgagcagtgGAACGTCGAAGTATACTGA
- the LOC123131586 gene encoding uncharacterized protein yields the protein MADTTGCPSAAPITMKLLVDSRPPRPRVVFAEAGKDAVDFLFSLLTLPAGTAVRLLGKESMAGSVGNLYASVERLEGSYLRPGFAKDALLCPAAQASPLLRLPAPPAPAPRSFFTCGAINHFNYQGCRGYVSDARGARCPSCGNEMATESQYVPPPATASAQQQQEQSAVKGFVQGAVTYTVTDDLAVTPMSAISSIARLGALAAVGGLAALQEKTVQLGYKEGLEILKASLRSKTVLTDVFLCTGGKKPPPSSKNGNGNGGTRYECLAWRV from the coding sequence ATGGCGGACACCACCGGATGCCCGAGCGCCGCGCCGATCACCATGAAGCTCCTGGTGGACTCGAGGCCGCCGCGGCCGCGCGTGGTGTTCGCGGAGGCCGGCAAGGACGCCGTCGACTTCCTCTTCTCGCTCCTCACCCTCCCGGCCGGCACGGCGGTGAGGCTGCTGGGGAAGGAGTCCATGGCGGGCAGCGTCGGCAACCTCTACGCCAGCGTGGAGCGGCTCGAGGGCAGCTACCTCCGGCCCGGCTTCGCCAAGGACGCCCTCCTCTGCCCCGCCGCGCAggcgagcccgctcctccgcctgCCGGCGCCGCCGGCCCCGGCCCCGAGGAGCTTCTTCACCTGCGGCGCCATCAACCACTTCAACTACCAAGGCTGCCGCGGGTACGTGTCCGACGCGAGGGGCGCCCGGTGCCCGTCCTGCGGGAACGAGATGGCGACCGAGTCCCAGTAcgtgccgccgccggcgacggcgtccgcccagcagcagcaggagcagagcgCCGTGAAAGGGTTCGTGCAGGGGGCCGTGACGTACACGGTGACTGACGACCTGGCCGTGACGCCCATGTCGGCCATCTCCAGCATCGCGCGGCTCGGCGCGCTCGCCGCCGTCGGGGGCCTCGCCGCGCTCCAGGAGAAGACCGTGCAGCTCGGGTACAAGGAAGGCCTGGAGATCCTCAAGGCCTCGCTGCGGTCCAAGACTGTCCTCACGGACGTCTTCCTCTGCACCGGCGGCAAGAAGCCTCCTCCGTCGTCcaagaacggcaacggcaacggcGGCACAAGATACGAGTGTCTCGCCTGGCGTGTTTGA